The Chitinivibrio alkaliphilus ACht1 DNA segment GCTTGGTGCATTTGGAGCAGAATATCGCTTGAGTAAGGCTCATGCGGTGCGTTTGGGCTACACCTATCGTGAAGCAGATATGCATAACTATCGTCTCTCCTGGGATGATGGGTTTGAGAGAACTGATGTCTACGGTAATACGGGAGAGCTTCATATCCTTTCTGCAGGGATGGGGGTTGACTTTTCTTCACAGGCCGGACTCGATTTTTCTGTACGGTATGGGTTTCCGCGAGAATATTCTGTAGAATACAGCAGTTGGGACAACAATATGTATGAAGAGGAATCATTCGTTCAGGGAGAGCTCGGGTTCCGCTATCGTTTTTAGTTGTTTTCTCTATGCTTGTTCTTCTTTTCTATGAGATCGATACGCAAAAGTATCGATCTTTTATTCTGTGTCTCACTCTCTATTTAAGGGAATATCAACAGATATCAACAGGGGGTGTTGATATCTGTTGATAGCATATATTGTGTTAAAAAATGAGGCTACACACAATTTGTTGTGTTTTTTTTATATATTGAGAATTCGAATAATGAACAGAACCGTGTTAGGGGGAAAAGGTATGATACATACTGTACGAAAACGTGATGGACGATTAGAACCGTACAATAGAGGTGTTATTAGTGAAGCGATTTTTCGTGCTGCCGAGTCTGTGGGGGGGGAAGATCGGGCCATGGCAGAAGAGCTTGCCGTGAAGGTGGAAGCGCTTATGGAAGAGCATTTTCATGCAAACTCCATACCCGCCGTAGAGCAAGTGCAGGATATGGTTGAGAAGGTGCTTATAAAAAACGGCCATGCCAAGGTTGCTAAGGCCTACATTCTTTATCGAGAACAGCATCGAAAAATTCGGACAACCAAGGATGTCCTTCTTGATATTGAACATACCATGGATGGTTATTTGAAAAAAAGCGACTGGCGGGTGAACGAAAACTCCAATGTAAATTACTCCCTGGGAGGGTTGATACTCCATAATTCCGGTGCCATAACGGCAAACTATTGGTTGGAAAATATCTATACCCGAGATATTTCCCACGCTCATAAAGAGGGTGATATTCACATTCATGATCTTTCCATGTTTTCTGGATACTGTGCAGGATGGTCCTTGCGGCAAATTCTTGCAGAGGGCCTTGGAGGCGTACCCAATAAGATATCCTCTGCACCGCCAAAACATTTAAATACGGCCATGCATCAAATGGTGAATTTTCTTGGGATTCTACAAAATGAGTGGGCTGGTGCACAGGCGTTTTCATCCTTAGATACGTATCTGGCCCCCTTTGTGTGGGTGGATGACCTCTCTTATGAAGAGGTGAAGCAGGCCATGCAATCTTTTATCTTCGGGGTAAATACTCCTTCACGATGGGGCTCTCAGGCGCCTTTTACCAATGTAACCTTTGACTGGGTTGTTCCTGAGGATATGCGTAATCAGGCCGTGGTAATTGGTGGTAAGACATATGAAAAAACCTATGGCGATTTTCAAAAAGAGATGGATATGATCAACCGTGCCTTCCTTGAGGTCTTTATGGAAGGGGATGCTGATGGACGGGGCTTTGCCTACCCAATCCCCACCTACAATATCACGGACGATTTTGATTGGGAAGGGGAGAATACGGAGCTATTATTCCAAATTACCGGCAAATACGGAACGCCGTACTTTCAAAACTTTATCAACTCCGACTTAAACCCCGGCGATGTTCGGAGTATGTGCTGTCGACTGCAACTAGACAAACGAGAGCTGCGCAAACGTGGCGGCGGTCTCTTTGGAGCAGATGAGTTTACCGGGTCTATCGGGGTAGTAACAATCAATCTCCCTCGTATTGGATATCTTGCTGACTCCCGGGATGATTTTTTCCGACGCCTTGGACATCAAATGGATATCGCCAAGGACTCCCTGGAGACAAAGCGAGAAGTTGTTAAACGACTTCTTGATCAAGGGCTTTTCCCATACACGCGTCGCTATTTAAAGCATTGGAATAATCATTTCTCAACCATTGGCCTGATCGGTATGAACGAAGCGATGTGCAATTTTATGGATGCTTCCTTAACAGATCAAGAGGCTCGTCATTTTGCTGGAGAGATCCTCGATTTCATGCGCGGTCGTCTACAGGATTATCAAGAAGAGACTGGAAATCTTTATAATCTTGAAGCTACTCCGGGAGAAGGTACATCATATCGTCTTGCCAAGGCTGATGCCGAACGCTTTTCCGATATGCATATTTCCGGTGATGACAAGCCTTATTATACAAACTCTACGCAACTTCCTGTCGGGGCAACAGATAATATCTTTGAAGCTCTTGATATGCAGGATGATCTGCAAATAAAATATACGGGTGGTACTGT contains these protein-coding regions:
- a CDS encoding ribonucleoside triphosphate reductase; translated protein: MIHTVRKRDGRLEPYNRGVISEAIFRAAESVGGEDRAMAEELAVKVEALMEEHFHANSIPAVEQVQDMVEKVLIKNGHAKVAKAYILYREQHRKIRTTKDVLLDIEHTMDGYLKKSDWRVNENSNVNYSLGGLILHNSGAITANYWLENIYTRDISHAHKEGDIHIHDLSMFSGYCAGWSLRQILAEGLGGVPNKISSAPPKHLNTAMHQMVNFLGILQNEWAGAQAFSSLDTYLAPFVWVDDLSYEEVKQAMQSFIFGVNTPSRWGSQAPFTNVTFDWVVPEDMRNQAVVIGGKTYEKTYGDFQKEMDMINRAFLEVFMEGDADGRGFAYPIPTYNITDDFDWEGENTELLFQITGKYGTPYFQNFINSDLNPGDVRSMCCRLQLDKRELRKRGGGLFGADEFTGSIGVVTINLPRIGYLADSRDDFFRRLGHQMDIAKDSLETKREVVKRLLDQGLFPYTRRYLKHWNNHFSTIGLIGMNEAMCNFMDASLTDQEARHFAGEILDFMRGRLQDYQEETGNLYNLEATPGEGTSYRLAKADAERFSDMHISGDDKPYYTNSTQLPVGATDNIFEALDMQDDLQIKYTGGTVFHGFLGEEIRDTATVRALIKKITSQYRLPYFTISPTYSVCDSHGYISGEEFSCPRCGEETEVYSRIVGYYRPLKNWNHGKKSEYDDRRTYSGAPSEQK